A single Nostoc cf. commune SO-36 DNA region contains:
- a CDS encoding GNAT family N-acetyltransferase — MRNLQINLLYTLKTVEEKDYKGEVEINYSLYRRWKLRNENQKSIAFAFTSIENVSGQTSLWVHELQVIFDQDKAKGLGSYLLRKILKNGEKLNLPVSLFADPGGAGGVWLNQEELTNWYAKYGFVREGGAMVKRPKLFE; from the coding sequence GTGCGAAATTTACAGATCAATCTGCTGTACACACTCAAAACAGTAGAGGAAAAAGACTATAAGGGCGAAGTTGAAATAAATTATTCTTTATATAGACGATGGAAGCTAAGAAATGAAAATCAAAAAAGTATCGCATTTGCTTTTACAAGTATTGAAAATGTAAGCGGACAAACAAGCTTATGGGTGCATGAATTACAGGTTATCTTTGACCAAGATAAAGCTAAGGGTTTGGGTTCATATTTGCTTCGTAAAATTCTTAAAAATGGTGAAAAATTAAATTTACCAGTATCTCTTTTTGCAGATCCAGGTGGCGCGGGCGGTGTTTGGTTAAACCAAGAAGAATTAACAAATTGGTACGCAAAGTATGGATTTGTAAGGGAAGGTGGAGCGATGGTTAAAAGACCTAAATTGTTTGAATAA
- a CDS encoding IS1634 family transposase → MFSTKDLELKKIDHLGIVAGIVDSIGIVEIINNLLGSEPGEKVSAGQVVKAMILNGLSMMSQPLYMFPKFFELIACEHLIGVGVKAEYLNDDKLGRVLDKLFIKGLDTVFLAVSLNAVEIYQISLSSSHLDSTSFHVDGEYENSLPSVIFENQKESGSLEKENKESQSPQAIKLTYGYSRDHRPDLKQFITQLVCSGDGDIPIYIKAVSGNEVDSKKFGEIAVEYQKRIQVDSLIVADSALYTESNIKLMSSLKWLTRVPLTIKSAKNLVMSLAESEFVKSEKVGYSYAEKKITYGDIEQRWLIVQSQDRKKSDLKKLSKKIEKALTNTQTKLKNLSQEKFACAADARKELTKISKEFKYHQVENIEVIEKDPNVKEENQSKYYQILATVSENKDVIDQEILSAGRFIIATNVLSETELSSEKMLSEYKAQQSCERGFSFLKNPLFLADSIFLKSPERIEALAMIMGLCLLVYTLAQREIRAALKSLNYTVKNQLGKAINNPTMRWIFQCFQSVHLVTFQQKTDFYNLTSEMKYILLFLPEACRNYYRYIS, encoded by the coding sequence ATGTTTAGTACCAAAGACCTTGAATTGAAGAAGATTGACCATTTAGGGATAGTAGCAGGAATAGTAGATTCAATTGGGATTGTAGAAATAATTAATAATTTACTAGGGTCAGAGCCAGGAGAAAAAGTTAGTGCAGGTCAGGTAGTAAAGGCGATGATTTTAAACGGCTTAAGTATGATGTCACAGCCGTTATATATGTTTCCAAAATTCTTTGAATTAATTGCTTGTGAACATTTAATTGGTGTAGGAGTAAAAGCAGAATATCTCAATGATGATAAATTGGGGAGAGTATTAGATAAATTATTTATAAAAGGACTAGATACAGTATTTTTAGCCGTCAGTTTAAATGCAGTAGAAATATATCAGATATCACTCTCATCATCACACTTGGATTCAACATCATTTCATGTAGATGGAGAATATGAAAATAGTTTACCATCAGTGATATTTGAAAATCAAAAAGAATCAGGTTCATTAGAAAAAGAAAATAAAGAGAGTCAATCACCTCAAGCGATAAAGCTGACCTACGGTTATTCAAGAGATCATCGTCCAGATTTAAAACAATTTATTACACAATTAGTATGTTCAGGAGATGGAGATATACCAATATATATAAAAGCAGTATCAGGGAATGAAGTTGATTCTAAAAAGTTTGGAGAAATAGCAGTTGAATATCAGAAAAGAATACAAGTTGATAGTTTAATAGTAGCAGATAGCGCATTATATACAGAATCAAATATCAAGTTAATGTCGAGTCTCAAATGGTTAACCAGAGTACCCTTGACGATAAAATCAGCAAAAAACTTAGTGATGAGTTTAGCAGAATCGGAATTTGTTAAAAGTGAAAAAGTAGGATATTCTTATGCCGAAAAGAAAATAACTTATGGAGATATAGAACAAAGATGGTTAATCGTACAAAGCCAAGATAGAAAAAAATCTGACTTAAAGAAATTATCAAAGAAAATAGAAAAAGCTTTGACTAATACTCAAACTAAGTTAAAAAACCTATCGCAAGAAAAATTTGCTTGTGCTGCTGATGCTAGAAAGGAATTAACCAAAATAAGTAAAGAATTTAAATATCATCAAGTAGAAAATATCGAAGTTATCGAAAAAGATCCTAACGTCAAAGAAGAAAATCAATCAAAATACTATCAAATCTTAGCAACTGTTAGTGAAAATAAAGATGTTATTGACCAAGAAATATTAAGTGCAGGAAGGTTTATAATTGCGACAAATGTTTTGTCAGAAACTGAACTGAGTAGTGAGAAAATGCTGTCCGAATATAAAGCACAACAATCATGTGAGAGAGGATTTAGTTTTCTCAAAAATCCTTTATTTTTAGCAGATAGTATTTTTCTGAAAAGCCCAGAAAGAATAGAAGCATTGGCAATGATAATGGGGTTATGTCTGCTAGTCTATACTCTAGCACAAAGAGAAATTAGAGCAGCTTTAAAATCCTTAAACTATACTGTAAAAAATCAATTGGGCAAAGCCATCAACAATCCAACTATGCGGTGGATATTTCAATGTTTTCAATCAGTTCATCTTGTTACTTTTCAACAAAAAACAGACTTTTATAATTTGACATCTGAGATGAAGTACATTCTCTTATTCCTCCCCGAAGCTTGCCGTAATTACTACAGATATATAAGTTGA
- a CDS encoding DUF6262 family protein: MTNRKIEALQDAAAQKAKKSAERVEKALERMIKQGQIISFKSVAQSANVSTAYLYKQEDLRNRIETLRDQQKQKPKSKQPPIASDNSKSVVISTFREENKKLRAEIDGLRRINEGLAGRVYHLQGADDLAQRLKAENAELKQQFQECRQQVQQFTAVPVENSKVALLEKKRAGRSNISDQVKQQLEFLGIQSNSTLTKTIKAFSEETVLDAIEALKEAISDGGVDKPGGWLKTAIEQGWKPNGKIQIKSELDLFTEWYPKAKLHKLVQASQTTKDGIMIYSNDEKWIPFSEMLSQYPLETL; encoded by the coding sequence ATGACAAACAGAAAGATTGAAGCATTACAAGACGCAGCAGCACAGAAGGCTAAAAAATCAGCAGAGCGAGTAGAAAAAGCACTTGAGAGGATGATAAAACAAGGTCAAATAATTAGTTTTAAATCCGTAGCTCAATCTGCTAATGTCTCGACTGCTTACTTGTATAAACAGGAAGATTTGAGAAATAGAATTGAAACTCTGCGTGACCAGCAAAAGCAAAAACCTAAATCTAAACAACCTCCAATAGCATCAGATAATTCCAAATCAGTAGTGATTTCCACGTTCAGGGAAGAGAACAAGAAGTTACGAGCAGAAATAGATGGGCTACGCAGAATTAATGAAGGGTTAGCTGGTAGGGTTTATCATCTACAAGGTGCTGATGATTTAGCCCAAAGGCTTAAGGCTGAAAATGCAGAGTTAAAACAACAATTCCAGGAATGCCGTCAACAAGTACAGCAATTTACAGCAGTACCCGTAGAGAATTCTAAAGTAGCGTTACTAGAAAAGAAAAGGGCAGGACGTTCAAATATTAGTGACCAAGTTAAACAACAACTTGAGTTTTTAGGTATTCAATCTAATTCAACTTTAACTAAAACAATTAAAGCATTCTCAGAAGAAACTGTTTTAGATGCAATAGAGGCGTTAAAAGAAGCGATTTCTGATGGTGGTGTTGATAAGCCAGGAGGTTGGCTAAAAACTGCTATTGAACAAGGTTGGAAACCCAACGGTAAAATACAAATCAAATCAGAGCTAGACTTATTTACTGAATGGTATCCAAAAGCCAAGCTGCATAAATTGGTTCAAGCTAGTCAAACTACTAAAGACGGCATCATGATCTACTCTAACGATGAAAAGTGGATACCTTTTTCAGAGATGTTATCCCAGTATCCACTTGAAACGTTGTAG